One window of the Desulfomonilia bacterium genome contains the following:
- a CDS encoding amidohydrolase family protein: MNSDLKQVNFSMQPGEEVMELCRIFGISQPDQAPPRKEGQGPFNRLVLKNAMMIDGTGAPVQGPFNIVVIRDRIAEIRHAMFLLPPEQGDLEIDCTGKYVLPGFVDSHVHIGNPSEGLCGKVTPPEYIFKLWMAHGVTTVRECGALMGLDWTLALEKKSEANEITAPRIVSYPTPYTPYIVTQVRSGEAARAWVDEVAKKGIKGIKLFGHYPEVMSVIYDECRNRGLRSSCHHTIVWASRVNALDSCRMGLTSMEHFLGLAEALDPTSTIQNFLPDYNYENELMRALQDARMWRPIIPGDQRWRDVLDEMLEHDLTIVPTLSSWEPGMDVMRYTYAEWHKDYTLPALWRFFQPSLMSHWSFYYDWTTAYEIEFKRAYPKWMAFINDYKNMGGRVTAGSDSGFGMKLFGFDFIRELELLQEAGFHPLEVVRSATLDGAKLLGMADEIGSIEPGKKADLLVIDENPLMNFKVLYGTGHMRMDTTTGEVKKIKALRYTIKDGIVYDSQQLLADVAEMVTREREAESVAG, translated from the coding sequence ATGAACAGTGATCTGAAACAGGTGAATTTTTCCATGCAACCCGGAGAAGAGGTAATGGAGCTTTGCAGGATTTTCGGCATTTCACAGCCTGATCAGGCCCCGCCCCGCAAGGAGGGCCAGGGACCGTTCAACAGACTCGTGCTCAAAAATGCGATGATGATCGACGGTACAGGTGCACCCGTTCAGGGGCCATTCAACATCGTAGTCATTCGCGACCGGATAGCGGAGATCCGCCATGCAATGTTCCTTCTGCCCCCTGAGCAGGGAGACCTCGAGATAGACTGCACCGGCAAATATGTTCTTCCCGGATTCGTCGATTCCCATGTCCACATTGGAAACCCTTCGGAAGGACTTTGCGGAAAGGTCACCCCTCCGGAATATATATTCAAGCTATGGATGGCTCACGGCGTAACGACCGTTAGGGAATGCGGAGCGCTTATGGGTCTCGACTGGACCCTAGCGCTCGAAAAAAAGAGCGAGGCAAATGAGATCACCGCACCAAGGATCGTCTCCTACCCGACACCCTATACGCCATATATAGTAACACAGGTGAGATCAGGAGAAGCGGCACGCGCATGGGTAGATGAAGTGGCGAAAAAAGGTATCAAGGGCATCAAGCTGTTCGGTCACTATCCGGAGGTAATGAGTGTCATTTACGACGAGTGCAGGAACCGCGGGCTTAGAAGTTCATGCCATCATACGATAGTCTGGGCCAGCCGTGTGAATGCGCTCGACTCCTGCCGCATGGGATTGACCAGCATGGAACATTTCCTGGGGCTGGCGGAGGCGCTGGATCCCACCTCCACGATCCAGAATTTCCTTCCTGACTATAACTATGAAAACGAGCTTATGCGCGCCCTGCAGGATGCGCGCATGTGGAGGCCGATTATACCGGGTGACCAGCGGTGGAGAGACGTGCTCGACGAAATGCTGGAGCACGACCTTACCATAGTGCCAACCCTTTCAAGCTGGGAACCGGGCATGGACGTCATGCGATATACGTATGCAGAGTGGCACAAGGATTATACGCTTCCTGCACTCTGGCGCTTTTTTCAGCCGAGTCTGATGTCCCACTGGTCTTTCTATTACGACTGGACCACGGCTTATGAGATCGAGTTCAAACGTGCGTATCCCAAGTGGATGGCCTTTATAAACGATTACAAGAACATGGGCGGCCGGGTAACGGCCGGCAGCGATTCAGGCTTCGGAATGAAGCTCTTCGGTTTCGACTTCATCCGCGAGCTGGAACTGCTTCAGGAAGCGGGTTTCCATCCTCTGGAGGTGGTAAGGTCGGCAACGCTCGACGGAGCGAAACTTCTGGGTATGGCTGATGAAATAGGCAGCATCGAACCGGGGAAGAAGGCAGATCTTCTGGTAATAGATGAAAATCCCCTCATGAACTTCAAGGTGCTCTATGGAACCGGACATATGCGTATGGATACGACTACAGGAGAAGTAAAGAAAATAAAGGCCCTGCGTTACACCATAAAAGACGGCATCGTCTATGACTCCCAGCAGCTTCTGGCCGATGTGGCCGAAATGGTTACAAGGGAAAGAGAGGCTGAATCAGTGGCCGGTTAA
- a CDS encoding type VI secretion system accessory protein TagJ, with protein sequence MMGPAELIKAGRLEEARGILTDEIKAKPADTARRTLMFQVLALCGEWDRAFKHLDMISTIDAGKAVAVSAYKDILRAQDERLKVCLFSRLPSFLTDAPTYFEAYWEACKNLAEGELKKARKLFDDAAGMRPGLSGKIGDKEFLGIKDTDSVLEFFLEAFVHDRYVWIPFEAIRELVVAKPKSLLDLIWIPASITTWEGLTANCNLPVLYPGSEFSKSPEIRLGRMTEWEDLGGNFSKGLGQHVIQIGQNDVPLLELAEIVFNFPHKE encoded by the coding sequence ATGATGGGCCCGGCAGAACTTATAAAAGCCGGCAGGCTTGAAGAGGCCCGTGGAATTCTCACCGATGAAATCAAAGCAAAGCCTGCCGATACCGCCAGACGGACACTTATGTTTCAGGTGCTTGCATTATGCGGTGAATGGGACAGGGCATTCAAACACCTCGACATGATAAGCACCATTGATGCAGGAAAAGCTGTTGCGGTATCCGCTTATAAGGATATTCTGAGGGCGCAGGATGAAAGGCTGAAGGTATGCCTTTTCAGCAGGCTCCCGTCATTCCTGACTGATGCGCCGACATATTTTGAAGCATACTGGGAAGCATGTAAAAACCTGGCGGAAGGTGAACTGAAAAAGGCACGAAAACTGTTCGACGATGCGGCAGGCATGAGGCCGGGGCTTTCAGGGAAGATTGGAGATAAAGAATTCCTGGGCATCAAGGACACGGACTCGGTGCTGGAATTCTTCCTAGAGGCATTCGTGCATGACAGATATGTGTGGATTCCTTTCGAAGCAATAAGAGAGCTTGTTGTTGCAAAACCGAAGAGCCTTCTGGACCTTATCTGGATTCCTGCAAGCATCACTACATGGGAAGGTCTTACTGCAAACTGCAATCTCCCTGTTTTATATCCGGGTTCTGAATTCAGTAAATCTCCGGAAATAAGGCTGGGGCGGATGACTGAATGGGAAGATCTCGGCGGGAATTTCTCCAAAGGTCTGGGACAGCATGTGATTCAAATCGGACAAAATGACGTACCGCTTCTTGAACTAGCGGAAATCGTCTTTAATTTTCCTCATAAGGAATGA
- a CDS encoding DotU family type IV/VI secretion system protein, whose amino-acid sequence MRLSDCYMELVAYVAYFLKSAGKKQPPFEQVRSRVEGMLSAAYNEALEPFGAEDADLARFAVCAWIDEAILSSGWNEKGKWQKEPLQLKYYQTLAAGEIFFEKLNALGPQNNDAREVYYLCLAMGFMGRYCKEGDRFLLDQLKTSNLKVLMGSSVGVPALKKTQLFPEAYPPAENARVRASSGPGYGLMNIIIVSIPVALFGFLYGIYYFVLNNIANTLVP is encoded by the coding sequence ATGAGACTGTCCGACTGCTATATGGAACTTGTTGCATATGTCGCATATTTTTTGAAATCGGCCGGGAAAAAACAGCCGCCGTTCGAACAGGTAAGGTCCCGGGTGGAAGGCATGCTTTCAGCCGCCTACAATGAAGCCCTGGAGCCTTTCGGAGCGGAGGATGCCGATCTGGCCCGTTTTGCCGTGTGCGCCTGGATTGACGAGGCCATTCTGAGTTCGGGCTGGAATGAAAAGGGGAAATGGCAGAAGGAGCCGCTTCAGCTTAAATATTACCAGACGCTTGCCGCAGGAGAGATATTTTTTGAAAAGCTCAATGCACTCGGGCCGCAGAATAACGATGCTAGAGAGGTTTACTACCTGTGTCTTGCCATGGGGTTCATGGGCAGATACTGCAAGGAGGGAGACAGATTTCTGCTCGATCAGCTGAAGACTTCCAACCTTAAAGTGCTCATGGGAAGTTCCGTCGGAGTTCCTGCGCTCAAAAAGACTCAGCTTTTCCCCGAGGCGTATCCTCCGGCTGAAAATGCCCGTGTCAGGGCTTCCTCAGGCCCCGGTTACGGCCTCATGAACATAATAATCGTTTCAATCCCGGTCGCTCTCTTCGGGTTTTTGTACGGGATTTACTATTTCGTCCTTAACAATATAGCGAATACACTGGTACCTTAA
- a CDS encoding type VI secretion protein IcmF/TssM N-terminal domain-containing protein encodes MKSLIKYVIILLAAVLVCLISFGIVLILGWPWWVGFFLLIGFAGLAMAAFIVRQILKKKKEQEFVSRIIEQDEAYIKTLKDDEKKNFTELQDRFREAINALKGSHLKKLGNPLYVLPWYMVLGESGSGKTTAIKSARLSSPFAEMNRVSGFSGTKNCDWWFFEQAIIIDTAGRYAIPVDDGRDRDEWQKFLNLLAKYRKKEPLSGLVVTVSADSLVESAPEKLEEEGREIKKRISELMRVLGSKFPVYVLVTKCDLIQGMTQFSGQLPEESLNQAFGAINNNTSQEYNTFIDSAMNTLSERLAALRLVIFHKPQSLDPALLLFPEEFRKMKSGLALFLKGVFEVNPYQETPMFRGLYFSSGQQQGSPYSHFLNSLGLIEERDMLPNTSKGLFLHDFFASILPSERGLFTPTRQALAWNRLTKNLGLMAWLAIGIAICGLLSFSFVRNLGIIRGVPAEFFNKPAITGEMTADASYMEKFRDSIFRIEKKNRSWWMPSFGLTQSREVEKLLKKQYCRTYDSMLLNPYDRRLSAEVANISVSGSESETGLYAIHIVSRMIMVRNRINDDLGPDDAQKYALTAPGIDNRDVSGQMMGLYFWRLVWEEDKTRLEGEMKNLKSLLEVILKNRQDLHWVTGWVNEMYPGYAVTLKSFWGGSNPVLDDVQVAPAFTANGKKQLDLFLADMETAVSDPVLITSRKQEFVSWYKTAYLEAWHNFGLVFPQGEQRLKGQEEWKLAARKMGGSGPYIALIKKMAGELKPYSTGNDPAWMKLVMEIDSLGAVAAVADTGAVSKAAETVEKLKEKFKNKSEVTSATEQIKMPSKFNEAKALNEYVKSLAKAAQIVTTSRQAAFQAASQTFNEDPSKSPVLPAVNAFKMLMGASQIPSTEPFWSLVSGPVNFIWAYTCQETACRLQEIWEKEVLVEVQGISDPMQLNQLMFSPEGYGTKFIKGPAAPFVSRSVSGGYSARQVIGRTIPFEAAFKGFFSRARVGQAVSAAPSGPPPDSTVIVEGLPTETNEGATTQPNATHLELQCDQLQTLVNMNYPVRKAFTWSSQRCTGVTFAIDVGGITLTKNYSGPDAFVSFLKDFPGGSRTFSASEFPGKSASLRAMGIRFIKVHYRFSGHEAVLKAKAKEAQAQAEATAPGALPARIASCWVP; translated from the coding sequence ATGAAAAGCCTGATAAAATATGTGATAATCCTTCTGGCTGCAGTTCTGGTTTGTCTTATTTCATTCGGGATAGTGCTCATTCTCGGCTGGCCCTGGTGGGTGGGTTTCTTCCTCCTGATCGGGTTCGCCGGGCTTGCTATGGCCGCCTTCATCGTAAGGCAGATATTGAAGAAAAAGAAGGAGCAGGAGTTTGTAAGCCGCATAATAGAGCAGGATGAGGCCTACATAAAAACGCTCAAGGATGACGAGAAGAAAAACTTCACCGAACTTCAGGACAGGTTCAGGGAAGCGATAAATGCACTTAAGGGCTCTCACCTTAAAAAACTGGGCAATCCTCTTTATGTACTGCCCTGGTATATGGTGCTCGGCGAAAGCGGTTCGGGCAAGACAACGGCAATAAAAAGCGCAAGGCTTTCCTCGCCATTCGCCGAGATGAACAGGGTATCGGGTTTTTCGGGTACAAAAAACTGTGACTGGTGGTTCTTCGAGCAGGCCATAATAATCGATACGGCCGGCAGGTATGCGATTCCGGTTGATGATGGCCGCGACAGGGACGAGTGGCAGAAGTTCCTCAACCTGCTCGCGAAATACAGGAAAAAGGAACCATTAAGCGGGCTTGTAGTGACCGTATCCGCAGACAGCCTTGTGGAAAGTGCTCCGGAAAAACTCGAAGAGGAAGGCAGGGAAATAAAGAAGCGCATCAGCGAACTTATGAGGGTGCTCGGAAGCAAGTTCCCGGTTTATGTTCTTGTAACCAAGTGCGACCTGATCCAGGGTATGACGCAGTTTTCCGGACAGCTTCCTGAAGAAAGCCTTAATCAGGCATTCGGCGCGATAAACAACAATACTTCACAGGAATACAATACATTTATCGACAGCGCCATGAACACGTTGTCCGAACGCCTTGCCGCGCTCAGGCTCGTTATATTCCACAAGCCGCAGTCACTTGATCCTGCGCTTCTTCTTTTCCCTGAAGAATTCAGGAAGATGAAATCGGGTCTTGCCTTGTTTCTGAAAGGCGTGTTTGAGGTCAATCCCTATCAGGAAACGCCCATGTTCAGAGGGCTGTACTTCTCGAGCGGACAGCAGCAGGGCAGCCCATATTCGCATTTCCTGAATAGCCTCGGGCTTATCGAAGAAAGGGACATGCTGCCCAATACCAGCAAAGGACTTTTCCTGCATGACTTTTTTGCGTCGATCCTGCCATCCGAACGCGGGCTTTTCACCCCGACCAGGCAGGCCCTTGCATGGAACAGGCTCACGAAGAATCTCGGACTTATGGCGTGGCTTGCCATAGGCATAGCCATATGCGGGCTGCTGAGTTTCTCATTTGTGAGGAACCTGGGAATTATAAGGGGCGTTCCCGCAGAGTTCTTCAACAAACCGGCAATAACGGGTGAAATGACTGCTGATGCATCATACATGGAGAAGTTCAGGGATTCGATATTCAGGATTGAAAAAAAGAACAGGTCATGGTGGATGCCTTCTTTCGGGCTTACCCAGAGCAGGGAAGTCGAGAAGCTTTTAAAGAAGCAGTATTGCAGGACATATGACTCCATGCTTTTAAATCCATATGACAGGCGGCTTTCAGCCGAGGTCGCAAATATTTCCGTTTCCGGGTCGGAATCCGAAACAGGGCTCTATGCCATACATATTGTAAGCCGGATGATAATGGTCAGGAACAGGATCAATGATGACCTTGGCCCTGATGATGCGCAAAAATATGCCTTGACTGCGCCAGGGATTGACAACCGCGACGTATCCGGACAGATGATGGGGCTTTATTTCTGGCGTCTTGTCTGGGAAGAAGACAAGACCAGGCTTGAAGGCGAGATGAAAAACCTCAAATCCCTGCTGGAGGTAATCCTTAAAAACAGGCAGGACCTGCACTGGGTCACCGGGTGGGTAAATGAAATGTACCCTGGATATGCGGTAACCCTGAAGTCATTCTGGGGGGGCAGCAATCCGGTGCTTGATGATGTGCAGGTGGCCCCTGCGTTTACCGCGAACGGTAAAAAGCAACTGGATCTTTTCCTGGCTGATATGGAAACGGCTGTATCCGACCCGGTCCTTATCACTTCCAGAAAACAGGAGTTTGTTTCATGGTACAAAACGGCTTATCTTGAAGCCTGGCATAATTTCGGACTTGTATTTCCACAGGGGGAACAGAGGCTGAAAGGCCAGGAGGAGTGGAAACTGGCAGCCCGGAAAATGGGAGGGTCTGGTCCGTATATCGCCCTTATCAAAAAGATGGCCGGAGAATTGAAACCTTACAGCACCGGCAATGATCCTGCATGGATGAAGCTTGTCATGGAAATAGACTCCCTCGGTGCAGTTGCGGCAGTTGCGGATACGGGGGCAGTATCCAAGGCGGCTGAGACCGTAGAGAAGCTTAAGGAAAAATTCAAGAACAAGTCAGAGGTAACGAGTGCGACCGAACAGATAAAGATGCCTTCGAAATTCAATGAGGCGAAGGCGCTGAATGAATATGTAAAATCACTTGCAAAAGCGGCTCAGATCGTAACCACGTCAAGGCAGGCCGCATTCCAGGCTGCAAGCCAGACATTCAACGAAGACCCGTCGAAGTCTCCGGTGCTTCCTGCCGTCAATGCATTTAAAATGCTCATGGGCGCAAGCCAGATACCTTCAACGGAACCGTTCTGGTCGCTCGTGAGCGGTCCGGTAAACTTCATCTGGGCCTATACATGCCAGGAGACCGCCTGCAGGCTTCAGGAAATATGGGAGAAGGAAGTCCTGGTCGAGGTGCAGGGCATAAGCGATCCCATGCAGCTTAACCAGCTTATGTTTTCGCCCGAGGGCTATGGAACGAAATTCATAAAAGGACCGGCCGCCCCGTTCGTTTCAAGGAGCGTGAGCGGAGGCTATTCAGCCAGACAGGTCATCGGCAGGACCATACCGTTCGAGGCGGCATTCAAGGGCTTTTTCTCAAGGGCGCGTGTAGGTCAGGCCGTTTCAGCTGCACCTTCAGGACCTCCGCCTGATTCAACCGTCATTGTCGAGGGGCTTCCGACTGAGACGAACGAAGGTGCTACGACACAGCCGAATGCAACTCATCTGGAACTCCAGTGCGATCAGCTGCAGACCCTGGTCAATATGAACTACCCGGTCAGGAAGGCGTTCACATGGTCCTCGCAGAGGTGCACCGGAGTTACATTCGCAATCGATGTCGGGGGTATTACGCTTACGAAAAATTATTCAGGCCCCGATGCATTCGTTTCTTTCCTCAAGGACTTTCCAGGAGGAAGCCGCACATTCAGCGCCTCTGAATTTCCGGGCAAAAGTGCCTCTCTTAGGGCTATGGGGATAAGGTTTATCAAGGTGCATTACAGATTCAGCGGGCATGAAGCCGTGCTTAAGGCAAAAGCGAAGGAAGCCCAGGCCCAGGCTGAGGCTACGGCCCCGGGAGCGCTGCCCGCAAGAATTGCATCATGCTGGGTTCCCTGA
- the tssJ gene encoding type VI secretion system lipoprotein TssJ, protein MRTLRYAVVLLAVFIMSSCASSPDVVQWVYQKDAIVLDIKSDAKLNLKGNKGHKLAICLYQLKDPSMFNQLAGNEQGLYKLLECSNFDFSAIACTRIFVDPGKDQKTLVDRAEGAKYVAIVAGYYKLEKNNIIRLYQIPEVYEKYGFLKMKKKKVPGKLELTLDLGPKEIISK, encoded by the coding sequence ATGAGAACTCTAAGATATGCTGTCGTGCTGCTCGCCGTTTTTATAATGAGTTCATGCGCATCTTCACCGGATGTGGTGCAGTGGGTCTATCAGAAGGATGCCATAGTCCTTGACATAAAGTCCGATGCCAAACTCAACCTGAAGGGAAACAAAGGGCATAAGCTTGCAATATGCCTGTATCAGCTGAAGGATCCGTCGATGTTCAACCAGCTTGCCGGAAATGAACAGGGGCTTTACAAGCTTCTGGAGTGCAGCAATTTCGATTTCAGTGCGATTGCATGCACAAGGATTTTCGTCGATCCCGGCAAGGACCAGAAAACGCTTGTCGACAGGGCTGAAGGCGCAAAGTATGTGGCGATTGTTGCCGGGTATTACAAACTGGAAAAGAACAACATCATAAGGCTTTATCAGATACCGGAAGTGTATGAAAAATATGGTTTCCTCAAGATGAAAAAGAAGAAGGTGCCGGGAAAACTTGAATTGACCCTGGACCTCGGACCGAAAGAAATAATTTCCAAATAA
- a CDS encoding Xaa-Pro peptidase family protein — MPVKITPVTSRPEKQELQSRIDALREYMQRKKLDYYVCANTENVYYLTNFAYIPFERPFFLVIPASGKPSMVTPGLEVSHAQDRVLLDVEYHTYYEFPAPHGRTYVETLKEIIPDDAEVGIESSISIALKGVMPGKLKAVDIVDEARMIKSDYEVGRISHACSITETGMKTALELSRPGAQQLAVYSEGTRQMLARILFEIPNPNILVSKAVCAVWPGKLSAQPHSMPGLFDQFAEGGPNVVIIAVQADGYSAELERTFFMGSVPDEARDPYDAMMEARAKAFKMVRQGISAAEVDREVLKVIEDRGYKDNILHRTGHGFGITGHEPPWVALGSETILKKNMIISIEPGIYIPGMGGFRHSDTVLVTEEGCVSLTNWPDRLEDLVLKSI, encoded by the coding sequence ATGCCGGTCAAAATAACGCCAGTTACCTCAAGACCTGAAAAACAGGAACTGCAGTCCCGCATAGATGCTTTGCGCGAGTACATGCAGAGGAAAAAACTTGATTACTATGTCTGCGCGAATACCGAGAATGTCTATTACCTGACAAATTTTGCATACATACCGTTTGAGAGGCCTTTCTTTCTTGTGATACCTGCCTCCGGCAAGCCTTCAATGGTTACGCCCGGGCTGGAGGTCAGCCATGCGCAGGACAGGGTCCTTCTTGATGTTGAATATCACACTTATTATGAGTTTCCCGCACCTCATGGCCGGACATATGTGGAAACACTGAAGGAGATCATTCCTGATGACGCCGAGGTCGGCATCGAATCTTCCATTTCAATTGCATTGAAAGGCGTCATGCCCGGAAAGCTCAAAGCAGTCGATATAGTTGATGAAGCCCGCATGATCAAGAGCGACTATGAAGTAGGCCGAATATCCCATGCGTGCAGTATTACAGAAACAGGCATGAAGACGGCACTGGAGCTCAGCCGTCCGGGAGCTCAGCAGCTTGCGGTCTACTCTGAGGGAACCAGACAAATGCTGGCCCGCATACTGTTCGAAATCCCCAATCCGAATATTCTGGTAAGCAAAGCGGTCTGCGCGGTCTGGCCCGGAAAGCTTTCTGCACAGCCTCATTCCATGCCGGGCCTGTTTGACCAGTTCGCAGAGGGCGGACCGAATGTAGTTATAATTGCAGTCCAGGCCGACGGATACTCGGCCGAACTCGAAAGGACCTTTTTCATGGGATCGGTACCGGACGAGGCCCGCGATCCATATGACGCCATGATGGAGGCCAGGGCAAAGGCTTTCAAAATGGTCAGACAGGGGATTTCAGCCGCCGAAGTGGACCGGGAGGTCCTTAAGGTAATCGAGGACCGCGGATATAAAGACAATATCCTTCACAGAACAGGTCACGGTTTCGGGATTACCGGACATGAACCGCCCTGGGTGGCGCTGGGAAGCGAGACCATTCTCAAAAAAAATATGATTATAAGTATCGAACCGGGGATATACATCCCGGGGATGGGCGGATTCAGGCATTCAGATACCGTTCTTGTTACTGAAGAAGGCTGTGTTTCCCTGACGAACTGGCCGGACAGGCTTGAGGACCTGGTACTGAAATCTATTTAA
- the tssK gene encoding type VI secretion system baseplate subunit TssK, producing MEKPLLWHQGLFLQPQHLQLLQLYSQSQTEPLIRYMTSEMWGVGRLEIMEASLGTGSFQIAEGDFIFPDMSYARIHENAVCETRKFDADQIEGGKPLTVYIGIKKLENGGRNVTNISAKDTVTGINTRYVSFLEPEQVSDLHLDGPSSEVRSIRYAIRVFWETEKDRLGDYEIIPVAQLERRGEEIVLSGTFIPPSLTLSSSKQLEKLIREIRDQIAAKAFQLEGYKRDRGIQTSDFGSRDMVYLLALMTLNRYLPLLYLMTETSQSHPLNAFGLLKQIIGELSGFSEKYNWAGDSTDEVFPKYQHTNLGSCFMKAQGVITSLLDEITAGPEYVYGLIYDGTYYSADLPAPIFEGKNRFYLVVQSSSDAKTMATSIQAGAKISSRESLPILIVRALPGVALKKLDRPPQELPRRAGAIYYQLDHNTDQWSNVFKGKNIALFWDSAPADLKVELMVTGRG from the coding sequence ATGGAAAAACCGCTATTATGGCACCAGGGGCTTTTCCTTCAGCCTCAGCATTTGCAGCTCCTTCAGCTTTATTCGCAGTCACAGACCGAACCCCTTATACGCTACATGACCAGCGAGATGTGGGGTGTCGGCAGGCTCGAAATAATGGAAGCCTCCCTTGGAACGGGCAGTTTCCAGATAGCGGAAGGAGATTTCATTTTTCCCGATATGAGCTATGCCAGGATTCATGAAAATGCCGTGTGCGAGACAAGAAAATTCGATGCAGACCAGATCGAGGGCGGCAAACCGCTTACGGTTTATATCGGTATAAAAAAGCTGGAAAATGGGGGCAGGAATGTAACGAATATATCAGCAAAAGACACCGTAACCGGCATAAACACAAGATACGTTTCATTCCTCGAACCCGAGCAGGTTTCCGATCTTCACCTTGACGGGCCTTCTTCCGAAGTGAGGTCCATAAGATACGCGATAAGGGTTTTCTGGGAGACCGAGAAAGACAGGCTCGGTGATTATGAGATAATTCCTGTCGCCCAACTTGAGAGAAGAGGTGAAGAAATTGTGCTTTCCGGGACGTTTATCCCACCCAGCCTTACTCTCTCATCATCAAAACAGCTTGAGAAGCTTATAAGAGAGATTCGCGACCAGATAGCAGCAAAAGCCTTCCAGCTTGAAGGATACAAGAGGGACCGCGGCATACAGACATCTGATTTCGGCTCACGTGATATGGTCTATCTGCTGGCGCTTATGACGTTGAACCGCTATCTGCCGCTCCTTTATCTGATGACTGAGACGTCCCAGAGTCACCCGCTCAACGCTTTCGGGCTTCTCAAGCAGATTATCGGGGAGCTTTCGGGTTTTTCTGAAAAATACAACTGGGCCGGTGATTCCACTGATGAGGTTTTCCCTAAGTATCAGCACACAAACCTTGGGTCATGCTTTATGAAAGCCCAGGGTGTTATTACTTCACTCCTAGATGAGATAACGGCAGGGCCTGAATATGTCTACGGGCTCATATATGACGGAACATACTATTCCGCGGATCTTCCGGCGCCGATATTCGAGGGAAAGAACAGGTTCTACCTGGTGGTTCAATCCTCGTCGGATGCAAAGACGATGGCAACCTCGATTCAGGCAGGCGCCAAAATATCATCGAGGGAATCGCTGCCCATACTTATCGTAAGGGCACTGCCGGGGGTTGCTCTTAAGAAACTGGACAGGCCGCCGCAGGAACTTCCGCGAAGGGCAGGGGCCATATATTATCAGCTCGATCATAACACCGATCAATGGTCCAATGTATTCAAGGGAAAGAATATTGCGCTATTCTGGGATTCCGCCCCGGCTGACCTCAAGGTCGAACTCATGGTCACGGGAAGAGGCTAG